The following coding sequences are from one Diospyros lotus cultivar Yz01 chromosome 7, ASM1463336v1, whole genome shotgun sequence window:
- the LOC127805876 gene encoding uncharacterized protein LOC127805876 — translation MGTELQYAINPLCSAPNNDSSCSGSRPDDWDCFQNPKRTVFISFQNSMMDQMVQQQNIESIKNTMLMHETVFRHQVRELHRLYSVQKNLMEELRNEIKQQNGYWVMARPAFDLERPAQEEDLSSSAIEEDQAVAGPSNCRSAMKINSKIVMDGEGEREEEEEEEEEEEEEDDDVELTLSLGGSIRKNKLTSRHYHHHQDRGDLKETGSSSLLKSERDQECSGTNSNTTMGSSSTTSFDQQSKRPHWLFQSLNLNRT, via the exons ATGGGAACCGAGCTCCAATATGCGATTAATCCATTATGTTCAGCCCCAAACAACGATAGTTCTTGTTCGGGCAGTCGACCGGATGATTGGGACTGCTTCCAGAACCCCAAAAGGACTGTTTTCATAAGCTTTCAGAACAGCATGATGGATCAGATGGTCCAGCAACAGAACATTGAATCCATCAAGAACACAATGCTGATGCATGAAACTGTTTTCAGACATCAG GTGCGAGAGCTCCACCGGCTCTACAGCGTCCAGAAGAATCTGATGGAAGAGCTGAGAAACGAGATCAAACAGCAGAACGGATACTGGGTTATGGCGAGGCCGGCATTCGATCTGGAAAGGCCGGCTCAAGAAGAGGATCTCTCAAGTAGCGCCATTGAAGAAGACCAAGCAGTTGCAGGGCCGAGTAATTGCAGATCCGCCATGAAAATAAACAGCAAGATTGTGATGgatggagaaggagaaagagaagaagaagaagaagaagaagaagaagaagaagaagaagacgatgatGTGGAGCTAACGCTGAGCCTGGGGGGCTCCATAAGGAAGAACAAATTGACGAGCCGCcactatcatcatcatcaagatAGAGGTGATTTGAAGGAGACTGGAAGCTCAAGCTTGCTGAAATCAGAGAGAGACCAAGAATGCAGTGGGACTAATTCCAACACGACGATGGGTAGTTCGAGTACTACGTCGTTTGATCAGCAAAGTAAGCGGCCCCATTGGCTTTTCCAAAGTCTAAACTTGAATagaacataa
- the LOC127806440 gene encoding plasma membrane ATPase 4 — MAKAMSLEEIKNETVDLEKVPIEEVFEQLKCTREGLSSDEGANRLQIFGPNKLEEKKESKFLKFLGFMWNPLSWVMEAAAVMAIALANGDGKPPDWQDFVGIVCLLVINSTISFIEENNAGNAAAALMAGLAPKTKVLRDGRWSEQEAAILVPGDIISIKLGDIIPADARLLEGDPLKVDQSALTGESLPVTKNPYDEVFSGSTCKQGEIEAVVIATGVHTFFGKAAHLVDSTNQVGHFQKVLTAIGNFCICSIAIGMLVEIVVMYPIQHRKYRDGIDNLLVLLIGGIPIAMPTVLSVTMAIGSHRLSQQGAITKRMTAIEEMAGMDVLCSDKTGTLTLNKLSVDKNLVEVFAKGVDKEHVLLLAARASRTENQDAIDAAIVGMLADPKEARAGIRELHFFPFNPVDKRTALTYIDAEGKWHRASKGAPEQILALCNAKEDMKRKVHGIIDKFAERGLRSLAVARQEVPEKTKESPGGPWQFVGLLPLFDPPRHDSAETIRRALNLGVNVKMITGDQLAIAKETGRRLGMGTNMYPSASLLGQGKDASIAALPVEELIEKADGFAGVFPEHKYEIVKKLQERKHICGMTGDGVNDAPALKKADIGIAVADATDAARGASDIVLTEPGLSVIISAVLTSRAIFQRMKNYTIYAVSITIRIVFGFMLIALIWKFDFSPFMVLIIAILNDGTIMTISKDRVKPSPVPDSWKLKEIFATGVVLGGYLALMTVIFFWAMHDTDFFSDKFGVRSLREKPDEMMAALYLQVSIVSQALIFVTRSRSWSFVERPGLLLLTAFIIAQLVATLIAVYANWGFARIKGMDWGWAGVVWLYSIVFYFPLDLLKFAIRYILSGKAWLNLLENKTAFTTKKDYGKEEREAQWAHAQRTLHGLQPPESSSLFNEKSSYRELSEIAEQAKRRAEVARLRELHTLKGHVESVVKLKGLDIDTIQQHYTV; from the exons ATGGCGAAGGCGATGAGTCTTGAAGAAATCAAAAACGAGACTGTTGATCTG GAAAAGGTTCCAATTGAGGAAGTGTTTGAGCAGCTGAAATGCACCAGAGAAGGTTTAAGTTCGGACGAAGGAGCCAACAGGCTTCAGATCTTCGGACCAAACAAACTGGAAGAAAAAAAG GAAAGCAAATTCCTCAAGTTTCTTGGATTCATGTGGAATCCACTCTCATGGGTCATGGAAGCCGCAGCTGTGATGGCAATTGCACTGGCCAATGGTGATGGAAAGCCCCCGGATTGGCAGGACTTTGTTGGTATCGTTTGTTTGCTGGTGATCAACTCTACCATCAGTTTCATTGAAGAAAACAACGCCGGTAATGCTGCTGCAGCTCTTATGGCTGGTCTTGCCCCCAAAACTAAG GTGCTTAGAGATGGCCGTTGGAGTGAGCAGGAAGCTGCCATTCTGGTTCCTGGAGATATCATCAGTATCAAATTGGGAGATATCATCCCTGCTGATGCTCGGCTTCTTGAGGGCGATCCATTAAAGGTCGATCAGTCTGCCCTTACTGGGGAATCACTCCCAGTGACCAAAAATCCCTATGACGAAGTTTTCTCTGGTTCAACTTGCAAACAAGGTGAAATTGAAGCTGTTGTAATTGCTACTGGAGTGCATACCTTTTTCGGAAAGGCTGCACATCTTGTGGACAGTACCAACCAAGTTGGGCACTTCCAGAAGGTTCTCACTGCAATAGGGAACTTCTGTATTTGTTCCATTGCCATTGGAATGCTGGTTGAGATTGTTGTTATGTACCCGATTCAGCATAGGAAGTACAGGGATGGAATTGATAACCTTCTTGTTCTCTTGATTGGAGGTATTCCAATTGCCATGCCCACAGTCTTGTCTGTGACAATGGCTATTGGGTCGCACAGGCTGTCACAACAGGGTGCCATTACCAAGAGGATGACGGCCATTGAGGAGATGGCCGGTATGGATGTCCTCTGCAGTGACAAGACAGGGACACTAACTCTTAACAAACTGAGTGTTGACAAAAACTTGGTGGAGGTTTTTGCAAAGGGAGTGGACAAAGAGCATGTTTTACTACTTGCTGCAAGGGCCTCTAGGACTGAAAACCAGGATGCTATTGATGCCGCCATTGTTGGGATGCTTGCTGATCCTAAAGAG GCACGGGCTGGTATTAGAGAGCTGCATTTCTTCCCATTCAATCCTGTGGACAAGAGGACTGCTTTGACCTACATTGATGCTGAGGGCAAATGGCATCGAGCTAGCAAAGGTGCCCCTGAACAG ATCTTAGCACTTTGCAATGCCAAGGAAGATATGAAGAGAAAGGTTCATGGCATTATTGACAAGTTTGCTGAACGTGGACTGCGGTCGCTGGCTGTTGCAAGACAG GAAGTGCctgagaaaacaaaagaaagccCAGGTGGCCCATGGCAATTTGTTGGATTGTTACCCCTCTTTGATCCTCCTAGGCACGATAGTGCAGAGACTATCCGCAGGGCTCTAAATCTTGGAGTGAATGTTAAGATGATTACTG GTGATCAACTTGCCATTGCTAAGGAGACTGGGCGAAGACTTGGAATGGGAACGAACATGTATCCATCTGCTTCTTTACTTGGTCAAGGCAAGGATGCTTCCATAGCTGCCCTTCCAGTTGAAGAGTTGATTGAGAAAGCAGATGGCTTTGCTGGTGTATTCCCAG AGCACAAATACGAAATCGTGAAGAAGTTGCAAGAGAGGAAGCACATCTGTGGTATGACTGGAGATGGTGTCAATGATGCCCCTGCATTGAAGAAAGCAGATATTGGAATTGCTGTTGCTGATGCTACTGATGCTGCACGAGGTGCTTCGGACATTGTACTTACAGAACCGGGGCTGAGTGTCATCATCAGTGCAGTGTTGACGAGCAGAGCTATTTTCCAAAGGATGAAGAATTATACA ATATATGCAGTCTCCATCACAATCCGTATTGTG tttggtttcatgcttaTTGCATTAATATGGAAGTTTGATTTCTCCCCATTCATGGTTTTGATCATTGCCATCCTAAATGATG GGACGATTATGACCATCTCAAAGGATAGGGTGAAGCCATCTCCAGTACCCGACAGCTGGAAATTGAAAGAGATTTTTGCTACTGGGGTTGTGCTAGGGGGTTATTTGGCCTTGATGACTGTAATATTCTTTTGGGCAATGCACGACACTGATTTCTTCTCA GATAAATTTGGTGTAAGATCTCTGAGGGAAAAGCCTGACGAAATGATGGCTGCCCTGTACCTGCAAGTGAGTATTGTGAGCCAGGCTCTGATTTTCGTCACTCGATCTCGCAGCTGGTCCTTCGTTGAACGCCCTGGACTTTTACTACTTACAGCTTTCATAATCGCGCAGTTG GTGGCAACTCTGATAGCCGTATATGCAAACTGGGGTTTTGCAAGAATTAAAGGAATGGATTGGGGCTGGGCTGGTGTTGTATGGCTTTACAGCATCGTGTTCTATTTCCCACTCGACTTATTAAAGTTCGCCATTCGTTACATCTTAAGTGGGAAGGCTTGGCTCAACTTGCTAGAGAACAAG ACTGCATTCACCACAAAGAAAGACTACGGCAAAGAGGAGAGGGAAGCTCAATGGGCGCATGCTCAGAGGACTTTGCATGGCCTTCAACCACCCGAAAGCTCTAGCCTTTTCAACGAAAAGAGTAGCTACAGGGAGCTATCTGAAATCGCCGAGCAGGCTAAGAGGAGAGCTGAGGTTGCAAG GCTCCGGGAGCTTCACACGCTCAAGGGCCACGTCGAGTCAGTGGTAAAGCTGAAAGGGCTGGACATCGACACGATCCAACAGCATTATACTGTATAA